The genomic stretch CGTAGCAATCTCATGGCTGTTTCTTAATTCTCATGCCTGAATGCCTTCATTGCCTAAATCAGTCCCTTGGACGTCGCATCCAGCCTACTTGAAATAGGAAGGACTAGGTATGGTGTATTAAAACGGCATCTATGCTTTGCTAGAACTAAAGATACTACATTACAACATTCGCAACAATACACCCAGTTTGTGTAGTCTCTATACTATGATAATTCGAGAAAACTGGATGCTAAACTACTGCGCCCTCCTCTTTTGCATCCCTGTCTTTCTCTTCCCCAATACATCCCGCCCCTCCTCAATACTCAACATGgcctctctcttcttctccgtAACCGGCTTCAGCGCATCCCTCAGCACCCTACCCTCAACACTAACGCCCTCCTCCTCAAACTCATCCATTTTCTTGCCCACACGTGTCTCGATTGCCAAAACAAGGTCTACATCTCTCTGTCCGATGAATGTAATACTCGTTCCTACACGACCCGCACGCGCCGTACGACCAACCCGGTGAATGTAGTCATCCGGGTCGCGCGGCACGTCAAAGTTGATGACGAGCGCCACCTCTGGAATATCCAGACCACGGGCTGCTACATCTGTAGCGACAAGGATACGTGCAGCCTGTGCGCGGAAACGAGCGAGGTTGGACACACGATCGGATTGCTTGAGGCCGGAGTGGAGTGCCGTTACGCGGTGGTCCAGGAGACGAAGCATGTATTCGAGAAGAGTAGCCGTCTTTGTCCTGTTACAAAATATGATGACGCTCTTGGTACTGTTGACGGGTGTGTTAAGTAGTACGTGGAGGTAGCATTCCTTGTGCGTAACGGGCGTTTGGAGGTACTTTTGCTGTAGTCGCGGCGGAATTGCAAGGTCCTCGGTATCTACTTCTGAGACGAAAATGGGGAGACGGCCTGGCGCACGCGGCTGGTGCTTCAGCGCCATGACTTCTGGCGTCACTGTTGCGGTGAAGAGAAGTGTTTGTCGCGATTCCTTTGGTGGGAGCACAGATAGACAAGTTTCGAGATCAGGGAGCATGGAACCTTTTCCAGGGGCTAGCAGCCGATCGGCTTCGTCAAAGACGACAAACTTCACGCGTCGGAGGCCGCAGATTGTGTCTTCGCCAGAGGTGCGGATGTGCTCTGCTAGACGGCCTGGCGTCGCGATTACGACATGGGGGCGTGACGCGAGGGCAATGGCTTGGCTGCGTTGATCAGAGCCGCCGGTTATGAGGATGGGTTTCATAGATTGAGGGGCTGAGATGGCCTTTACTTGCTCGTAAATTTGAATGGCGAGCTCACGCGTGGGTCTGTCAAGGAATTAGTACACAAGTTTCATGAGTATAATGAAGCCACGACATTGCAAGTCAGGCTCCTTTAAATAGAATGGATACTCTCGAAATGTGCTGTTTTGCACGAGATAGTCTTCCATTGAAGTAGGCGACTGTCAAGATTGGATGAAAGAGTACTCACGTGACAATGACGGCAAAGATGCCACTCGGGTCCTCTGACCACTTTTGCAAAATCGGAACAGAAAACGCCACAGTTTTACCTGTACCTGTCCGTGACCCTCCTATACAGTCCTTGCCTTTGAGGATCTCAGGGATACACGACGCCTGAATGCCCGTTGGTCGTTTGATCTCCATGCTGGCCAGAGAGGCGACGAGCCATGGTGCCACATTGAGAGACGTGAAACTGAGCTTCTGGTTGACCATAGGAGTAGATGAGGTGACCGTGACATTTTGGGGTTGGTCTTGCTGTTTTGCTTTGACGCGTGAGATCGATGGAGCCGCTGCTAAGATGGGCTTTGGCTCTGGGACGGTTTCTTCAGAACCTGAGCTTTCATCCCCATCGCACGGCGATAGcttccttctcttccttGCACCAGCCTGCGCCTCGAGAATCTCCTGGTCTGATGCGCCAGAATCGCTGTAGTCGCTGGTTGCCATGGTGTGGTGGTTTCTGCAAAAAGTTGATGTTCGAGATCAGTGGTTCCGAAATTTTGTGCAAGGGTATAGCGCGCTAGTGCTATCGATAGGAACTCCGATGTCTCGCTAGAGGAATACGAGCGCCAGCATATACGTATAAATACTATTCCCTGCTGCACCCATTCAAAATAATCTGACGTACACATCAAGGTAGATTTGCATGAAGGGGCCAAAAGCCAGCTTTGTTGCGATCGATTATATCTGCGCTTGATCTCGCGAACGAGGCTTTTGTTTTACTGCTGATTCTTTCGTTTATGACCAAATACCAAAACTTTATCAACTCTGCTCCACTTCTGGCCAACCTGAGCTGCAGAGTCCGCAACAAGCAATCTGGATTGAACAGATTGATTGACTTGATTGGTTTAACCAATCtaatcaatccaatctgtTACTTCTTGAATTTGCTCTAATCTGCAAGCAAATCAATCTTAAGCCTATAGATTGATTGATTGGATTAGTTAGATTGGTTCGATCATTATTCTAGGAATGTAGGTTGAGATCGAGTTGTCCGCCTCTATCGATAGCAATATCACGTGATGATGAGAAAGTCACATGCAGATAAGCTGATGAAACAGTTTATCGCTAATGCGGCATCTGCCTCGGAAATTTGATGACCCCTATGTACAAATTAACCAATCAAGTCAATCAAGTCAATCTGAGCCACTTTAAAATAGCTTCAATCAATCCACAATCAATCAGCAGCTAGGCtgccaacaatcaaatcaatcgACGACTCTGAGATTGATTGGATTGcttgttgcggagtctgctgAGCTGCAATAGCATCATATTACGCGTCTGTTCTCCCTCTTATATCTGCAGCAACTCTCCCCACAGAGACACGACTTGTCCAGTCCAGCCCAATATTTATCCCCATAGTCCAACGTTATTTCCGCTCCTGCCTCGATCCCCTTACTGACCAGTACCACCCTCTGTGTATCTAACCAAGTGAAGGTCGACGATTGAGCATTCGGTTTACAGCTAtggttgatgaagcgagtgTAGTTTCCCATTCTCCCCTGCCAAATCTGGTAACTTGCCAGGGATGTTGAGCTATCCATAACGTCAAGGTGTCTCACGCCTTTTGTGATAAGACCAACAAGCTCACCGATCGCCATACCACGATCGAAAGACGTCAATGCTACCAGACCGTTGTTCTTACCGTCCGGCGTTCGGTATACTTGGACAGGTGGTGGTTTACGCTTTACACATCCAAATAAAGAGGGAAAGCAGAAACACGAGTTATCTTGCGGGTTATCGGATTGAGGCTCCTTGCAAAGAGCGCACATGTAAATCCCACCTGGTCTTGCTACCGCGCTGGACTGAGGTGTCCAGCGTGGATCTTCGCAGCCCCAAGCGGATTCATCGATGACAGATTCCTCAATATGTTCGAAAGCGAAGTATGGATCATGGGCCAGATACGTCTGGCGTAGTGGTACCGGATCTGACCCATCTTCGAATACGACCCATTCGTGCGGATTTCCGGGGTACTGAGGTGTCGGAGATTCTCCTACGATTGCTAATAATTGGCGCCAGTGTGGATGTAGCGTGTCCGCGGCTACTTCAAGCCTTTTCCGAAGGTTTTTCAGGCGTCGCATGGCGTCGTTGTCAAAACCTACGCGGTATTTGCAAAAGCGGTAGATACCCATACCAGCAAAAACGAGTGCTGCCCAGCCGGCTGCGTCTTTTACTTCTTTGTATCCTCGCCAGATTGCCATTTTGTTGCGTAACTCCTTCCTAAAGTAGCAATATAGTCAGCCAAGTCCCTACGCGACCTGTACTCGATGAGCTTAGAGCACTGTGTATGCTTTTTGGACGCCTCCACACAGCCAATAGCAATGCGAAGTACCGTAGTCTGCTTGCAAAAGGCCATGCAATGGTGGGGATACGTACTCGGACCAGCCAAAATCCTGGCATGCTTCCATGAACACCGCTTTCCTGTGCTTAGTGGTCGACAGATCTGGTCTGGTTTGGCTCCGATACTGCACCTGCTCCTCGAATAGCTCTGTCCATCGAGCCTGAACGATCATTTCTATGGAGCGACATACACGGCTCGCCTGTGTGACCTTGCGACAGAAGACATTCATTTGGCTAAAGGAGTCACATGTCGTACTTGCTGCGTTGTTGAGTACTGTCAGGCCTGTGGGCGTCGCTTCTGTCTGTGCATGACGGACTACATCCATGGACAATCCAGTTGGCGCGACTTGAAATTGCTCGAAGATGGCTTTAGGGTCTAAGTTGATGGACCCATGGACCTGTTCCCAGATGCCGATGATGAGCTTATCTAAAGTCGAGGGTTGGAAGACAAACTTGTCTGATGCCGTCTACAAGCTGTTAGTCGGTGATGCATGAGGGTAATATCTGGACTAGTCTTCGGGATGCCGACGTTGCTCAACGCTGCCGGGCCCGATCGGGAAGGGCTACTGTACCTTTTTCCGCTTCGGGAAACTTCGGCTGTCAACCTGCATCTGCCGTTGATGCTCACTAAGGTCTTCTTGGAACGAAGACTGGTTCTGCGACACCCGTAGGCCGCCGGTACCTTTTCTGCGGTTTTCCCGAACCTGCTCTGGCAAAAGGTCCGAGGTTTCCTGAGGAGATTCTTCCGGCGAAACCTCTTCATAGTCTTGTTGATGTGGAGTTGGACTCTGCGTGGGAGCTGGGGTCCTCATGCCGGTCAGATCCAAGGTCCTCTATGTGCATGTAAGCATGCGCTGCTGTTGGTAGAAATTCGAATCGCGATAAACTAGCCACTTACCGATGCAACTCTCTCGGATGGCGCTCTTGTTACACCTGCATGACCCGTACTGCCATCCTCCAGGAAAGCCTCGACACGCAGGATAGGACGAGTCAAACTGTCGAGCTGCGGCCAAGTGAGGTTGATGTTGGATCTTTCAAGATGCTCTTGTATTGCTCGACCAATGCATTCTGAAAGTCCGTGGACGTCTTGGAGGGCGTCCATTTCCATTACTTCAGATGGTGTCTCGCTAAAACAAACAAGCCTGTGGAGAAGTGACAGCGGACGCTAAGATGCTTGAACTGATGATTGGCAGCCAGATGAGAGGTCACTATCCCACTGCAAGGACCAACAGATGTTACTCGGCGGAGCCCTTCCGTACGATGCTGCAGTACGCGGGTTAAAGCTGCTACGGATGGGATGATATGAAACGTCAGCGCGGCTATAGTGGCGCAGCTGAACAGAGAGTTCTAGAGTCGGCCCTTGTCGTATTGATGAGATACGCTCAGCGACATCTAGATGTGGTGGGCGAGGATCTTGGGAGCCGTCGAGGTGCGGGTGGAAATTCTGCTCAAGCAGCAGCTGAAGCAGGATCGAACGGGATCGCTTTTGACCAGTGCGCATCTTGCTTAGCTTCGGTCGTACTCTCGGCAACTGTGTGTCATGTCAACGCTAGAGACAGCGACAGATAATGAGCACACGAGGTGTCAAATTAGCCACTTGGGAGATTCTGCACGCGGCGAAAGGATCGCCAAAGTCTGCCCTAAGTGTTAGGTATTAGTGGCAAAGTCGATGCGTTCTGCAAGGCGACAGTTGTCAGTGCAAAATCGATGCCTGGGCAGAAAAATGCCACAGGGATGATGATGTCTGCCACGCCGCAAACAGCCACACTAGCCGAAGACGATCTACCGTTCATCCACATGCCAATCAACGTCACCATCACCAAACAACCAAACTTCCAAGTCAAAGTCATCATCGTCAACAACTAATTGCGCGGAAGATTAAAATATCACTGGGTGAAAGACTGCATGCAAATAGCGATTCTCTAATTCTCGTAAGTACAGCATGACATGTATCGGGGAACCACGGCTCCATGGCGGGCACATCATTTGCGCTTCTACGATGCAATGTTTATATGCCAAGAAGCGCCGTGACTCTAATCGCGGTAAGCGACCCAGTTTTCTTGTGATTGAACCAATGCGAGGTATATATGTACTAGAGGTGAACGGTTCATGTGCAGCGTCTCAGCGCATCGATACATCTGCCATCCGTCACCATTTATCACGCTTTGGTCCCCAGACCGCCTTGTTCTTTCTCAGATCCACTCCACCTTCTTTTTCATGGTAACTGGTTTTTCAAATCTTCGGAGAAAGCGCAATGGAGTCATCAAACACAACAGGAAAGGCGAGGCTGGAACGGACAGTGACACACGAATCGTATACTTTCCAAGGTCAACGAGGATGGCGCAAATGGCGTATACTGCAGCCTGGTCGCGGCATGTATCATGATGTAAAACGTCGGCTACCATACTACTGGAGCGATATAACGGATGCTTTCACATACCGGGTTTTCGCCAGCACAGTGCGCATGTACTTCGTCAAGTAAGTTTATTTTCGCCGCGAGACAGAACACGTACTTACCAGTGAAGTGTTCTTCCTGCCATCGCCTTCACACTAGACATGTATCGACGGACCGGTGGGTTCTTCGGCATAAATGAAGCGCTCTTCGCGTCCGCACTAGCAGCCATGGTATTCAGTTTGCTGTCATGTCAGCCGCTGACTATCGTCGGAGTCACTGGTTTGATTGCGCTGTTCAACTACACAATCTACGACATTATCGTGCAATACGACCCGACTTTATATCCAGCCTTTACTGCATGGGTTGGTATCTGGGCCGCCATCTTTCACTGGATCGTATCTTTTGGAAACTTTAGCGACTACATGGCATACGTCACCGACTTTTCGAGTGAGACTTTCGGCATGTATGTGGGAATAATCTACTGTGGTACGTATGCGCTCAAGCAAAGACTTACAAGTCACTACTAAAACATGAACAGTTAAAGGTGTAGAGGAGTTAGTTTATATGTTCGAAGTCTCTGAGTTCCAAGGTGGATACCTCTCCATCGTCATTGCAATCCTTTACTTTGGTTCCGTATACGGCCTTGAAAAGCTCGGCGGCAGTACGCTTTTTTCTCCTTGGCTTCGCAGCATTGTTGCTGATTACTCTTTCGTTTTTCCTACCCTGTTCTGGGTCGGCTTTTCGCATATTCCTGGACGACTAGAAAATACCGGACTCTACCATGTGCCCATCTCAAAAGCATTCCAGCCGACACAAGACCGAGACTGGGTGATTGACTTCTGGAACTTGGATGTAAAGTGGGTTTTTGTGGCATTGCCATTTGGGTTTTTGATGATGCTGCTATTTTACTATGATCACGTAGGTCTACTATCTCAGCCTACTTCTATCACCCACTAACAGTTACGCCAGAATGTATCATCCCTCACAGCGCAAGCTCGCCAATACCCTCTCAAGAAGCCTGCTGGCTTCCATTGGGACTTTTTCCTTCTCGGTTGCACCTGCTTCGTTGGCGGTATCATCGGTCTTCCCCTACCCAATGGACTCGTGCCGCAAGCGCCTGTTCATACAGATTCGCTCACTGTATACGAAACGAAGCTTGAGATCACAGAGACCAAAGACGGCGGTGAGATTCGCAAGCCGGTCGTGAAAGCCATTGGTGTTGTTGAACAACGTGTCAGCCACTTCTTGATGGGCATGGCTATCTGGGGTACTATGACCGGCCCGCTGCTCATCGTCTTGCATACCATGCCCGCGGCGGTGTTCGCAGGTGTTTTCTTCGTCGTTGGCGTAAGTGTACCAAATTCACAATTACCCTTTCATTCAACAATATACTAAGTGCAATACAGTGGGGTTCCATCGAATCCAACGGTATCGTATCTAAAGCCCTATATCTCGTCTCCGAACGTCGCTTCCTCCAGCGCGACGAGCCACTCAACACTGTCGCCCGCAAGAAGATTATGCTCTTCATCGGTCTCCAAATCTTCGGTGTCGCCTGCACAGTTGCCATTTCACAAACAATTGCCGCTATCGGATTTCCTGTGCTTATCATTGCGCTTATTCCTCTCCGTACTTTCCTGGTACCAAAGTGGTTTTCGGAACATGAATTGGACGTGCTGGATGCGTTGACCGCAGACAACCCTTCTGTGCTGGTAAGCTTTGGTGGTACACCCGGTGGTATGAAGCGTAGGCCGATGAGTGAAGAGGGCCACAGCTCAAGCCGAGATGAGGAAGAATCGGGTATGGATAAAGAGGATGACTCGGAACCGCATGACAGGAGCGCTGTGCGTCAACGTGCTGGAAGTTTGCACATGTAATTTCACATGTGCATTGATTGGAAACGGCCTTATCAAAAAGCTTGAATGAGGAGACAACTAGGTGTTGTACAGATTCACGGAGAAGGTCTTCATCTTCAAAAATCAAGGTCATGATATTTCTAGAAGAGTTTTTATGTTTATATCTTTTATTCGTGTATAGGACAAAGTTTATATGACATGCTTTTAACACATCCCCCTGTCTCATCAATATATGTGATCACTCAGACTCCTCCCTGAAGTCCTCCCTAACAGAGCTCTTTTCTTCCAGCCTTATTGGCTCTACTTCTTCATTATAGCAAGCACATCCCATTCCTCACCTATGTCTACCCACTCGCAAATCTCCTCTCCTGTACTCTTCCCATTCTCGCCCCTCCAAATCTCAACACCAGCTTCCCACCCTTTTTCAACCACTTTCTTCAACTTCCGTTTATCCGGAACCTTCATCTTGGGCAAATATCCCATAGCCTTGTCATGCATAGCCGGCAAATCTTTACCTTCACACATGCTATTCAGATTTGCCGCGACCCCATCCGAAGCGTCCTCGACCAAAGCAAGCACTTTATCGCACAGATCTGCAGAATCAATGGTATGAGGACTTCTGATTGACTGGACAACTTCGTTATGCCATGTGCcgttggaggaggaggggaAGAGGTGTGCGTATGGGGGGAAGGCTGAGGTGTCGAAGGAGAGAGTTGGTGAGGGTGGAGGGGAGATGGATGGAGAAAATGACTTAGAAACAGATGCGGAGGAGAGATTTGGCTGGCTTATATCGGGTAGTTTCTCTCTCGTGTAAATAACTTTCCTCGTCATCATCTCTACAACCTCTTCGTCTTTCGCGGCAGGCGACGCACAACAAGATGTTTGCGCGCCCAATCGAGTCGAGTCTGGCGATGCAGCTTCATCTGAAACGAGTTCCCAGGAAAGGCTCCGAGGCATGTGTGGATGTTTGTCAAGTGGGTAAGCCAATTTGGTTAGCGAGCCTGACACTGGTGGTACGTCTGTACAGCTCAATGGCAGCGCAATCGCCGGGGTGGGCACCATTTCTTTTCTGGGTTTCACGTGTTCTTGAGTTCAAAGACGTTCGATGAGTCAATGCGCAAAAATGCTTTTGGGTGCCACGGGGTGTAGTTGTATGTTGAGGCAGGATGTAGAGCGCAAGTTGCAAGTTGAGTGGGGAATTTAGGGACATCGAGTTTTACTAGTAAAGAAAGTGTTAGGCCATAGTGTTTTCAGCGGCCGTTTGATGTGTGCCCAGTTGCAGTGAATGGTAATGTTCGTATACAG from Pyrenophora tritici-repentis strain M4 chromosome 1, whole genome shotgun sequence encodes the following:
- a CDS encoding SrmB, Superfamily II DNA and RNA helicase — translated: MATSDYSDSGASDQEILEAQAGARKRRKLSPCDGDESSGSEETVPEPKPILAAAPSISRVKAKQQDQPQNVTVTSSTPMVNQKLSFTSLNVAPWLVASLASMEIKRPTGIQASCIPEILKGKDCIGGSRTGTGKTVAFSVPILQKWSEDPSGIFAVIVTPTRELAIQIYEQVKAISAPQSMKPILITGGSDQRSQAIALASRPHVVIATPGRLAEHIRTSGEDTICGLRRVKFVVFDEADRLLAPGKGSMLPDLETCLSVLPPKESRQTLLFTATVTPEVMALKHQPRAPGRLPIFVSEVDTEDLAIPPRLQQKYLQTPVTHKECYLHVLLNTPVNSTKSVIIFCNRTKTATLLEYMLRLLDHRVTALHSGLKQSDRVSNLARFRAQAARILVATDVAARGLDIPEVALVINFDVPRDPDDYIHRVGRTARAGRVGTSITFIGQRDVDLVLAIETRVGKKMDEFEEEGVSVEGRVLRDALKPVTEKKREAMLSIEEGRDVLGKRKTGMQKRRAQ
- a CDS encoding protein containing SET domain protein yields the protein MEMDALQDVHGLSECIGRAIQEHLERSNINLTWPQLDSLTRPILRVEAFLEDGSTGHAGVTRAPSERVASRTLDLTGMRTPAPTQSPTPHQQDYEEVSPEESPQETSDLLPEQVRENRRKGTGGLRVSQNQSSFQEDLSEHQRQMQVDSRSFPKRKKTASDKFVFQPSTLDKLIIGIWEQVHGSINLDPKAIFEQFQVAPTGLSMDVVRHAQTEATPTGLTVLNNAASTTCDSFSQMNVFCRKVTQASRVCRSIEMIVQARWTELFEEQVQYRSQTRPDLSTTKHRKAVFMEACQDFGWSEKELRNKMAIWRGYKEVKDAAGWAALVFAGMGIYRFCKYRVGFDNDAMRRLKNLRKRLEVAADTLHPHWRQLLAIVGESPTPQYPGNPHEWVVFEDGSDPVPLRQTYLAHDPYFAFEHIEESVIDESAWGCEDPRWTPQSSAVARPGGIYMCALCKEPQSDNPQDNSCFCFPSLFGCVKRKPPPVQVYRTPDGKNNGLVALTSFDRGMAIGELVGLITKGVRHLDVMDSSTSLASYQIWQGRMGNYTRFINHSCKPNAQSSTFTWLDTQRVVLVSKGIEAGAEITLDYGDKYWAGLDKSCLCGESCCRYKRENRRVI
- a CDS encoding SUL1, Sulfate permease and related transporter (MFS superfamily) is translated as MESSNTTGKARLERTVTHESYTFQGQRGWRKWRILQPGRGMYHDVKRRLPYYWSDITDAFTYRVFASTVRMYFVNVLPAIAFTLDMYRRTGGFFGINEALFASALAAMVFSLLSCQPLTIVGVTGLIALFNYTIYDIIVQYDPTLYPAFTAWVGIWAAIFHWIVSFGNFSDYMAYVTDFSSETFGMYVGIIYCVKGVEELVYMFEVSEFQGGYLSIVIAILYFGSVYGLEKLGGSTLFSPWLRSIVADYSFVFPTLFWVGFSHIPGRLENTGLYHVPISKAFQPTQDRDWVIDFWNLDVKWVFVALPFGFLMMLLFYYDHNVSSLTAQARQYPLKKPAGFHWDFFLLGCTCFVGGIIGLPLPNGLVPQAPVHTDSLTVYETKLEITETKDGGEIRKPVVKAIGVVEQRVSHFLMGMAIWGTMTGPLLIVLHTMPAAVFAGVFFVVGWGSIESNGIVSKALYLVSERRFLQRDEPLNTVARKKIMLFIGLQIFGVACTVAISQTIAAIGFPVLIIALIPLRTFLVPKWFSEHELDVLDALTADNPSVLVSFGGTPGGMKRRPMSEEGHSSSRDEEESGMDKEDDSEPHDRSAVRQRAGSLHM